Proteins encoded in a region of the Ralstonia pseudosolanacearum genome:
- a CDS encoding DsrE family protein produces the protein MRRSFFRLTAALAALGVAGKASAQAAGQARGAAGGRYKVVYQISEGTEQAVRAIGNLRNHLNGAPGTRIVVVALGRGIDFLVEGAKDDKGRPFDAPVAALASMGVEFRVCHNSLAAFKVPEDKLLLEAKVVPAGVVEVTRLQQDEGFAYLKP, from the coding sequence ATGCGACGCAGTTTCTTCCGCCTGACCGCCGCGCTGGCCGCGCTGGGCGTGGCCGGCAAGGCATCGGCGCAGGCCGCCGGGCAGGCGCGCGGCGCTGCGGGCGGGCGCTACAAGGTGGTCTACCAGATCAGCGAGGGCACCGAGCAGGCGGTGCGCGCCATCGGCAACCTGCGCAATCACCTCAACGGCGCGCCCGGCACGCGCATCGTGGTGGTGGCGCTGGGGCGGGGCATCGACTTCCTGGTCGAAGGCGCCAAGGACGACAAGGGCCGCCCCTTCGACGCGCCGGTCGCCGCGCTCGCCAGCATGGGCGTGGAATTCCGCGTGTGCCACAACTCGCTGGCCGCCTTCAAGGTGCCCGAGGACAAGCTGCTGCTGGAGGCCAAGGTGGTGCCGGCCGGCGTGGTGGAGGTCACCCGCCTGCAGCAGGACGAAGGCTTTGCCTATCTCAAGCCGTAG
- the soxA gene encoding sulfur oxidation c-type cytochrome SoxA, with protein sequence MKRTLGIVALAAGMALTAQAQDDSKDSTAASIAQYRQMLADGNPAELWEAAGEELWKKPAGPKHASLEACDLGLGPGVVKGTYAQLPRYFKDTGRVMDVEQRLMHCRMTLQGLTKDEASANPFSSPGKPSEIERLVAYITSESRGAAVDIPLAHAQEQHAYELGRRMFFYRAGAYDFACATCHAQPGLRIRLQELPDLLTADGARAAYTTWPGYRVSQGEVRTMQHRLYDCLRQQRFPEPLYGAEVITALELFLARNANGGKMDAPSIKR encoded by the coding sequence GTGAAACGAACGCTCGGGATCGTCGCGCTGGCCGCGGGCATGGCCCTGACGGCGCAGGCGCAGGACGACAGCAAAGACAGTACCGCCGCCAGCATCGCCCAGTACCGGCAGATGCTGGCCGACGGCAATCCCGCCGAGCTGTGGGAAGCCGCCGGGGAAGAACTCTGGAAGAAGCCCGCCGGGCCCAAGCACGCCTCGCTGGAAGCCTGCGACCTGGGCCTCGGGCCGGGCGTGGTGAAGGGGACGTACGCCCAGTTGCCGCGCTACTTCAAGGACACCGGCCGCGTGATGGACGTCGAGCAGCGGCTGATGCACTGCCGCATGACGCTGCAGGGCCTGACGAAGGATGAGGCCTCGGCCAATCCGTTCTCGTCGCCCGGCAAGCCGTCGGAGATCGAGCGGCTGGTGGCGTACATCACCTCGGAATCGCGCGGCGCGGCCGTCGACATCCCGCTCGCGCATGCGCAAGAGCAACACGCCTACGAACTGGGCCGCCGCATGTTCTTCTACCGCGCGGGCGCCTATGACTTCGCCTGCGCCACCTGCCACGCACAGCCCGGCCTGCGCATCCGCCTGCAGGAACTGCCCGATCTGCTGACCGCCGACGGCGCGCGCGCAGCCTACACGACGTGGCCCGGCTATCGCGTCTCGCAAGGCGAGGTGCGCACCATGCAGCACCGCCTGTACGACTGCCTGCGCCAGCAGCGCTTTCCCGAACCGCTCTACGGCGCCGAGGTGATCACGGCGCTCGAGCTGTTCCTCGCCCGCAACGCCAACGGCGGCAAGATGGACGCGCCGTCGATCAAACGATGA
- the soxX gene encoding sulfur oxidation c-type cytochrome SoxX, with translation MRPRMFRSTLILVLACVAGTAHAADATVAPPKPDARADAALAGAIRDGFVSKGPATVEGVTERDDVQKTCSQYADRNAVPAEVAARLQDAQLKTIRYPQDGKWLGDWKAGEQIAQSGRGMQFSDPAGTVNGANCYACHRLSKDEVSYGTIGPSLYQYGKLRGDSEAILRYTWGKIYNSNAYAACSSMPRFGHKGILTEQQIRDVMALLLDPASPVNQ, from the coding sequence ATGAGGCCGCGCATGTTCCGATCGACCCTCATCCTCGTGCTGGCCTGCGTGGCCGGCACCGCGCACGCGGCGGATGCCACCGTTGCCCCGCCCAAGCCCGACGCGCGCGCCGATGCCGCACTCGCCGGGGCGATCCGCGACGGCTTCGTCTCCAAGGGCCCGGCCACGGTGGAAGGCGTGACCGAGCGCGACGACGTGCAGAAGACCTGCAGCCAGTACGCCGACCGCAACGCCGTGCCCGCCGAGGTAGCCGCCCGGTTGCAAGACGCCCAGCTCAAGACCATCCGCTACCCGCAGGACGGCAAGTGGCTCGGCGACTGGAAGGCCGGCGAGCAGATCGCCCAGAGCGGTCGCGGCATGCAGTTCTCCGATCCGGCCGGTACCGTCAACGGCGCCAACTGCTATGCCTGCCACCGGCTGTCGAAAGACGAAGTGTCGTACGGCACCATCGGCCCGTCGCTGTACCAGTACGGCAAGCTGCGCGGCGATTCGGAGGCGATCCTGCGCTACACCTGGGGCAAGATCTACAACTCCAACGCCTACGCGGCGTGCTCCAGCATGCCGCGCTTCGGGCACAAGGGCATCCTGACCGAGCAGCAGATCCGCGATGTGATGGCGCTGCTGCTCGACCCGGCCTCGCCGGTCAACCAGTAG